TGGACTATTAATTTAGATTTGACCGGATAAGTTGCGATTTTAATGTTGTGATGGTAAACCTAATAGGACAAAATACTAGGCAACAGGGCTCTCTCCATGCGTTGAAATGAACAGGAGTAATAGACTCCTTGATAGCATATAGACAGAAGCTATGGGAAAAATGAAAGTTTTAGCTGATTGAGAGGTTGGAACTTCACAATGCTTGCAGAGTTTTCTTCTTGCAAGGTCTTATAAGAATTGGGGTCCTCGGATATGAACAAAATGATTTCCATGCATTCTTCGAGATACATATATACGACATCATGATCACCGTAGTCAAAGGGATGGTATGCATGGCTTATCCTCCACATGAATCCCTCCTTTCCAAGAGTCACCACGCTCGCTGACTGAGATTAGGTGTTGAAAACCTTAGTCAACTTTGGACGGTCAGACTTGCCGCTTACGTCATGTTCCACTTCCGAAAACCTACTCGTATCTTATTCCACATTCCATGCACGCAGGATAATGCAACATTTAGGAGTTATAAGGAAGCTTTTAAATGGGAACTTTTGTACGCTAGCTGCAAGAAAAAACCACCTCAGCGTGGATGGGACTTATCAATGGTGGCACGTGCATTGACCACCAGACATTTCATACGTGTGGTGGTGCATGAGCCTCCCTTGCCTCGTGGGTTGGCCTTGCAGTTGGGTGGGCCCAATTTGGACGCTCCTGTCAACGGTTGGGGTGCATGCATCGGCTTGGGGTCCCACCATCAAGACCGGGCTTTAGTTGCCGGTAATCATGAGATCACAGGTACAAGGAGTCGCTCCCAATTTTCCCTTCGGAGATGATGGAGGTGAGAAACTAGAAAGTAGATGAATGCCATTCACATGGTGCGGGGAGCTAACTTAGGTCAGATTTTAAATACCCGTTAAACCTATTCCTTCCACGGTTCAAAAATCAAGTTGAAGTTAGATAGGTTACATCCAGAACCTACAGTTAATATTTCTAATCgtttaaatcaatttgaactaATTAGATAGGTTATATCTAGAAATTACAGTTAATATTTCTAATCGTTTATATTAGACCTAGTTTGGGTGGAACACTTTTTTGTCCTAGGTTGGGCTGGACATGATTTTTGTATCAAATCTAAAGTACAAAAATGATACAACCCAATGATCCGATATCAATGGATCTCTAATAGGTTAGAATTGCCATTGGTGCATGGAATGCTACAAATGGCTCGGATTTAAAGCAAAAGAACCAGACCCAATAGATAAAATGATGGATCAATGGGGTTCAAATTTTCAAAAGTTGCAGGTGTAATAAGATTTTGAAGATTTAAGACAACCGGCAAAACTTTAGGAACCAAAGATATATCGATCTAATGGAATTACATTTTGGATGCGCAAATGAATGCCACTTGTTTTGATTCATTAATTAGAAATAGACTCGAGTCATCAAGTTAGAGTTTTGGTGGTGACGTTGGGAGAACCAGTCCACTACACGCAATCATTCAAAGGTTGGGTGTTTGTTATCGTTCCCTATcatcaaagataaaatatagcAAAACAAAAGGGTGGGATGTGAAAGGGCCGACGACACGTTGTAATTTATTCTCATGTAGCGGATGGTAATTGTGCGGTGAGGGTGTGCCTTGAATTGAGGGGTGTTATTGTTTTGCTACGAATTTCTCCCCGGATGATGGCTTTCCGGGAAACTGCCGCGAAGAATTATATGTAGGCTTAAATGAGATATGGACCGTTGTTTCCATATCCAACAAATGTTACGCTTATACGAGTTCCTTTCTATCTCAGCGTTACAGTGACACATTCCAACGCATGCCCCATCCCTATATTAAATCACTAGAAACTCCCGTTCTCTTCATTTCCTtcccctatatatatataataaagccCTCTCATTCTCTTTCCATATCCCTAGCTATCACACCCTCTTTACCCAAAAAAATCCTCCAGGCCTTCACCTTCTCCTTTATAGCTTGGCATGGAAGAAGATGAATGCAATATTGGCCTTGGACTTGCCATAGGTGGTGGTCGACATTTCAGCTCTCACCAAAGTAGCAACGGTGGAGGGAAGTCTCCCGTTCAATTCCACATCCTATTTCCTCCTCAACAGAaacaaggagaggaagaagaggaagaagaagaagaagaagaagagccgaGAAGAGAAGAACAACACAAGTCGAAGAACATCAATGAAGAAGAGGATACCATGAGTGCCAAGGACATCAGTGATGGTGGCAGCAACCAAGTTGGGAGGAAGAAGCTCCGGCTAACTAAAGAACAGCTTACGTTGCTCGAAAAACGCTTTCGGGAGCACCACACCCTCAATCAGGTAACCGAATTCTATATCGATCAGCCATCTTTAATCTTTCATGCAAAATATTTCAGACCCCAGCTTAGTTTTTGTGCTGACCAATAGATCTCTTTGGAAGACCCAGAAACAACAACTGGCTGGCCAATTAAATCTCCGGCCTCGTCAAGTGGAAGTCTGGTTCCAAAATAGAAGAGCTAGGTACTAATATATCCATCATTAATCTATGCTTTCATTTGGTGGCAATATTAGCATCCCTCTGTTACATGGCCAAGAACGTAAGGTTCATACGCGGACATGAAACAAGAGATGCAAGCTATGACGTTTTGATGGATTTGGATTGCATGCGTGCAGGACTAAATTGAAGCAGACTGAGGTGGATTGCGAGTTCCTTAAGAAGTACTGCGAAAACCTAAGAATCGAGAACCGGAGGCTGAAGAGAGAACTGGAGGAGCTGAGGGCAATGGAGCCTGGGTGCCCCTTCCATATAAGGGTCCCAAAGGCCGCGACACTACTGACCATGTGTCCATCCTGCAAGCGGATCAGTGACAAAGGAAATGGTGCCTTGGACACCATGAAGGGCCGGCCATCTGGTTCCTGTAAATGATGGAGTAATCAGactttacatcaaaaaaataatcgaAGGTTGAAGGCATACTGTTAGCGGATAGGAATAGATGACGggatgaaaaagaaaattattggaaaagcTATATTTGGTGAAATTTTTTTGTACTGTAAGATAGGGTTTCTATGGTTTAGTAGAAATACAAACTTACTTCTTATCAATTTGAAtggcaaaaaaacaaaaaaaagtctCCCAAATACTTGCTAATACTATCATCGATATCATTTTATTACAGTATCAATACATAATAACATGGTTAACATTCAATATACCAAATATCGACATGGTATTAGTTTAATATTGATGCGGTACATTTTAGGTTTTTATCTCTTTCAGAAAGCTTAACATGCATTCATTTTTGACTGCCATTAATTAGatgatcaattctgaggcaattagTTATTTTACACAGTTCTTTGCATATCACTAGATTTCCATTTACAGAGTGACCTGTTTTGTGAACAAGTCAAATACCAAGTATCCTGAATAAAGGCCATGGGGACCACATAAAATCACATGCATACAATCTAAAGGTGAACAAGAATTCCCCTTCAATTTTTTTCCACAATCATTTTTGGCAAAAATATTCTTGAGCATGTGGTGTTGTGAACACCTATAATGGCACGTTTCAGTATGTTGGTTGAGGCGAAATCAAATCAATTTCATGCTTGGGGCCAATCATACGCCTGAGTTGTGGACAGTGACATTTTCTAGAAACAATTTTGAGCCAAGATCAAGATCAATTATACCCAGTATGAACATCAGTCATCAATCCTCAAAGACGCAATCTGCAATATATGCCtcccttgaaaaaaaaaaaaagaaataaagaaaaaaactaAACCCACATACCAGAGCTTCTAGAAAACTTGGATGTGATCATGAGATTTCTTCGGAGGTTAAATGTATGCACACAATTTTCAATAATACGCTTTGGCCAACCGTGCAAGAATATTAGCCGATCTAATTGAAATAATTGCCCAATCAATACTTCTTAAAAAGCCTTAAAGCATGATGGACTTATAttggagagagaaaatggagtagTTTGCAAAGTATTACTGTTGGACCATATTTTGTTCATCCGATAACGTTATGGTTTTCTGATGATGTGGCTAGTACATGGCAATGTGACTTGGTCATCGGGACCATGTGACTTGAGTGACATCGCATGGCTTCTTCGGTAGCTCAACAGACTTCGGCTCCAATCCAACCTCGACGAGATCCATATCATCGAACAACCATCAATCTTACTTGATCTCTGCCTCGATCCTCTGCAAGATCCATCGAAGCTCTAGAGGGTCCCTGGCATGCAAGGCATCCCGATCTGACAGCCAACGGTGTTGGCAGTCTTCTCCTACTAGTAAAAGATTGATCCTGTCAGGACCGCCTGACATCCACTATCTCTGGCTCTCTGACAGCCACTTCTCCGGGGAGCAGCGACTTATCACCTGACAGGCCTCCCCTGATAAAAAAGGGCCAAAACCAACATCGTAGGAAGTTTTCTCTCACTCGCTTGCACCCTCCGTCCTTTATATTCTCCCTCTCTGACTGCGATTGACTTAAGTATCGAAGGATCTTCTGTAAAAAAACCTCCCATTAGTCTTTCCGATATGCAGACTTTTCTTGTAAGTACCCAGAGGCTGCACCCGATGTCCCCCGCTCCAGCCGACCGGCTGCCACATCGCTCTAATCAAAGAGGAGCAGCAACAATGACCAATAATTTCAAAAACAATTTTAGGATGATGCGCAGCATGACATAAAtcatatgtgatttttttttacatGCTATTGTTGCAGATCCTCAGCTTGGGTCAAATTAGCTGGAGTAAGATGGTGCCCGACTGAAATGAAGGTGATCGAATCTACAAAATAAGTCTCTGATCACAGTTGGCTTCAACGGAGACCTTCCAACGCTCAAGTTAGGCATCAGTAGAATAAATAGAAGGAGCGTGTGTGAGAGTTGCATGCCTTGGGGATCCTTTGATTGTCTTTATTTATAGAGATAAGAAGTATGAGACGGAAGAATTGGAGGCCATTCTGACTCCTTTAAATGCATTATCCCGAGATCTTCGATCTGATTTCTCAAAATTGAGCGATTGTGGTTGCCTTATCTAACATGTAACCAGTTGCTCCCAACTATAGTATAATTTGAAAAGATTATACGGAGGTTTCCTGCCAACATTTTCGCCTGCCAACATTTTCGAAGATAGCGATCAAAGTAAGGGTCGGACGGAGTGTAGCTTGGTGGCTTTCCACATGTATTGCTGGAGTTAAGGATCAGCAGTAGATGTCTGGATCAAAGTCAGAATCTGGAACCTGATTCGATGCCCGATATCTAAAGATCATTTTGATGATGAGCCAACAGCCAATGTGTAGATTAGCGACTTGATACGTGGGAAGATGGAGATCGATCGCCAATGTGACGATCAAAGGCCTAAGTGTGGGTTGGTGAGTCATGCaggaaatattgatgatgaagtcagaaatcaaTATATGAATCAACGATCGGAGTAGGAGTAAGCAACTGATTCAAGACGGATCATGGCTGAAGTCTAGCCGTATCTCTGGTTCGGACACCAAAGTTCTATGCCATGACGCATGCAATATATGATTTTCTAGTACTACCTATAGCTACCTGGAGCTGAAGCAACCATGACAAGAGAACCCATAATAAATCATGGAAGATTAGTTGGTGTGGAAGTATATCTTGATAGTAATTGCACTACTTAAGCAGGTGTTCTTCTTTCAGAACAACTATAGGAGTGCACCAATCTTACCACagaaatgttaaaaaaatttCCACGCTCAATTACCACAGATACAGCCCGGTCGCCAAGCACGGACATGAAGAAGGCAACTTTTAATTATACATTTTCCTACACTGAAGATAGTAGAGATCAAGAACGAGGTATATATGATAATAATGTTGATAAATTCCAGTCAGCTCTAAAGTATTAAAACATTCAGATTACGTCTATTTACGAAATTACAGAGTGGACGAAATCCACCAATCACCAATCATGTGATTTTACTTAAGATGACTGGTACACTGGACACATGGTGGTCCCTTGCGTACGTTTTCTCTGAGGCGGCTAAGAGGCTTGGCCACCATAAACTCCAAAAGATGAGAATGAGTTGTTGTCATCATCTTTCCGAGGTTTTCTAAGAATTCCTCGTTATGTTTTCTTTCTTCTCAGGTTTCATCGCGGCAGCATTTTTCTCAATATCAAAGTCTAATTTAGCTTGTCCTTTTCGCATCCAATTTCGATTGTCTACTAAAAGGATGGGGGCTAGGTCGTCAGCCTTGACCCCAGCAATCCTCCTGTGGATGGAGATTGCCGTGGGGTGGATTTTTGATCGAACATCAAAAACAGTGTAATAGAAGCAAAGGAAAAATATGTAGCCACCACAGTAGTGGTAGGTTCCTGGTCTATTCCAAGGAATCTTGATGGACGATATCTAATTTAGCAAGAAAATAAAAGGCTTCAATGTCCACGCATGCCCAACAGTCTAACAACTGTGATACCACGATGTTGAACTACATTAGATAAAAGAATCACCTACATTAGGATGGAGCCATTTGTTGGTCTCTGGCGCAAATCTTATTACGCGTAGCATGAATAGATCATTGGAGAGGATTTCACAAACACTCTTGGATGAGTTGAAAACCAAGACCATAATATGTCAATTTATACTACAAGACAACCG
The DNA window shown above is from Elaeis guineensis isolate ETL-2024a chromosome 8, EG11, whole genome shotgun sequence and carries:
- the LOC105050584 gene encoding homeobox-leucine zipper protein HOX19-like, whose translation is MEEDECNIGLGLAIGGGRHFSSHQSSNGGGKSPVQFHILFPPQQKQGEEEEEEEEEEEEPRREEQHKSKNINEEEDTMSAKDISDGGSNQVGRKKLRLTKEQLTLLEKRFREHHTLNQTQKQQLAGQLNLRPRQVEVWFQNRRARTKLKQTEVDCEFLKKYCENLRIENRRLKRELEELRAMEPGCPFHIRVPKAATLLTMCPSCKRISDKGNGALDTMKGRPSGSCK